The proteins below are encoded in one region of Corynebacterium felinum:
- a CDS encoding ABC transporter ATP-binding protein — MTTPQPETSPDYPPKSAAHTQPGFPPALEVQGLSKRFGNKIAVNNLHLTVPKGVIYGIVGPNGAGKTTMLNMATGLLRPDYGQAFICGHDMWNDPIPAKQAMGLLADGLPVFDRLTGAEYLEYLGALRGLDASEITSRAKDLLRALGLEEAWDKKIMDYSAGMTKKILLAGALQHNPEVLILDEPLEAVDPVSGRIIQQILKTYASSGGTVILSSHVMELVEGLCDQVAIIHQGTVRVAGPVAELRGTQANLTDLFISVVGGGELAEGSLGWLHQHHSTNGENTQSQD; from the coding sequence ATGACGACGCCACAACCTGAAACCAGCCCCGACTACCCACCAAAGTCTGCTGCACACACCCAACCGGGGTTTCCCCCGGCGCTTGAAGTGCAGGGTTTAAGTAAACGGTTTGGAAACAAGATCGCAGTCAATAACCTCCATCTGACTGTTCCCAAAGGCGTAATCTATGGAATCGTCGGGCCCAACGGTGCCGGTAAAACCACCATGCTGAACATGGCAACTGGGCTGCTGCGCCCCGATTATGGGCAGGCGTTTATCTGCGGGCACGATATGTGGAACGATCCTATCCCCGCGAAACAAGCCATGGGGCTACTCGCCGATGGACTGCCGGTATTCGACCGCCTTACCGGTGCGGAATATCTCGAATATTTAGGTGCACTGCGTGGCCTGGATGCTTCCGAAATCACCAGCCGCGCCAAAGATCTGTTGCGCGCGCTTGGACTCGAAGAAGCCTGGGATAAGAAAATCATGGACTACTCCGCGGGCATGACCAAGAAAATCCTGCTGGCTGGTGCACTCCAGCACAATCCTGAAGTGCTGATCCTCGACGAACCACTCGAAGCTGTCGACCCAGTGTCCGGTCGCATCATTCAGCAAATCCTCAAAACCTATGCCAGCAGCGGTGGCACTGTAATCTTAAGCTCCCATGTCATGGAACTGGTCGAAGGCCTCTGCGATCAAGTGGCCATCATCCACCAAGGAACAGTCCGCGTGGCAGGCCCTGTTGCCGAACTTCGCGGAACACAGGCGAATCTCACCGACCTTTTCATCTCCGTTGTTGGCGGTGGCGAACTCGCCGAAGGCAGCCTCGGCTGGCTGCACCAACACCACAGCACCAATGGTGAGAACACTCAGAGTCAGGACTGA
- a CDS encoding ATP-binding cassette domain-containing protein, with translation MNALNAEPATTTPVYSCTDVEVSYSGTCVLSIPELSIFPGEAIAVLGPSGAGKSTLAAVVGGFLDPLATLQQQSPPNETRTLSVGVVGQDAFGALNPLARVDKQLALTAGSLSRARELLRSVDIDDHLHSRYPLALSGGQRQRASIAFALGGDPDIVICDEVTSALDPVATVTVIETLQRLLATNPKRAVLFISHDHHAAHALCHRAIVLNPNPAGGFRADVKEAGQW, from the coding sequence GTGAATGCTTTAAACGCAGAACCCGCCACCACTACACCCGTGTATTCCTGCACCGATGTTGAGGTCAGTTACAGCGGAACATGCGTGTTAAGCATCCCAGAACTATCCATTTTCCCCGGCGAAGCGATCGCAGTGCTTGGCCCTTCCGGGGCGGGAAAATCCACACTGGCCGCTGTAGTAGGCGGATTCTTAGACCCTTTAGCCACTTTGCAGCAACAGTCACCGCCGAATGAAACCAGAACTCTCAGCGTGGGCGTGGTGGGTCAAGATGCGTTCGGGGCGCTGAATCCCCTTGCCCGCGTCGACAAGCAACTAGCCTTAACCGCTGGCAGCCTTTCGCGCGCCCGGGAGCTTCTGCGCAGCGTCGATATCGACGACCACCTGCACTCCCGCTACCCCCTTGCACTGTCCGGCGGGCAGCGCCAACGCGCCAGCATCGCCTTTGCACTCGGCGGCGACCCCGACATTGTGATCTGCGACGAAGTGACCTCCGCCCTCGACCCCGTTGCCACCGTCACCGTCATTGAAACCCTCCAACGCCTGCTTGCCACCAACCCCAAGCGTGCAGTGCTGTTTATCAGCCACGACCACCACGCCGCACACGCGCTATGCCACCGCGCCATCGTGCTTAACCCCAACCCCGCTGGGGGATTTCGCGCCGATGTCAAGGAGGCGGGGCAATGGTAA
- a CDS encoding ATP-binding cassette domain-containing protein, with protein MVIQLVDASYAPVLTPTTLTISAGEKVAVIGASGSGKTTLIRLLCGWLQPTYGQVSAPTIGDFAFIPQDLDASLNPALKVRDIICEPVAIARGNLTKARAKVPHLLSALGLDPELAHRRPHQLSGGQRQRVGIARALITNPSTIYADEALSALDAQAKKEALALLGTPELTLVLVTHDLYAAQDLATRIIVVDNGTIVEDIPADQLFPTNTDSLAPTVSPARQRLVHAATVLGAAVHHGAHNNSLSPAGCEGALPC; from the coding sequence ATGGTAATTCAGCTTGTCGACGCCTCCTACGCACCCGTGCTCACCCCCACCACCTTAACAATCAGCGCTGGGGAAAAAGTCGCCGTCATCGGCGCATCCGGCTCGGGCAAAACCACACTCATTCGACTCCTCTGCGGCTGGCTACAGCCCACCTATGGTCAAGTAAGTGCACCTACTATCGGCGATTTCGCTTTCATCCCCCAAGACCTTGATGCCAGCCTCAACCCCGCGCTGAAAGTCCGCGATATCATCTGCGAACCCGTTGCCATCGCGCGTGGCAACCTCACAAAAGCGCGAGCTAAAGTCCCCCATCTACTGTCCGCACTGGGACTCGACCCCGAACTTGCTCACAGGCGACCACACCAGCTGTCTGGCGGGCAACGCCAGCGCGTAGGAATCGCGCGCGCACTGATCACCAACCCCAGCACCATCTACGCCGACGAAGCATTAAGTGCTCTGGATGCGCAGGCGAAAAAAGAAGCGCTCGCGCTGCTTGGCACCCCCGAACTGACCCTTGTGCTTGTCACCCACGACCTGTATGCCGCACAAGACCTAGCCACGCGCATCATCGTTGTCGATAACGGCACAATTGTTGAAGATATCCCCGCCGATCAGCTTTTCCCCACTAATACCGATAGCTTAGCGCCGACTGTTTCGCCGGCGCGGCAGCGCCTGGTGCACGCTGCTACGGTGCTTGGTGCTGCTGTTCATCACGGCGCCCACAACAATTCCCTGTCACCTGCGGGTTGTGAGGGGGCGCTGCCATGCTAA
- a CDS encoding MFS transporter: protein MLKPENTAKKTRDHTVFFALPLPVRLLLITQLLFNVGFYLVVPFLATFMHENLAATGAMIGLVLGMRTFSQQGLFFLGGALTDRFGVKPVLLTGIAIRVAGFILAGLSTSISSLMIAVILIGFAAALFSPAAEASFAVAGKKTEEDGIVSRAELFALDALFSRVGSLTGPVLGALLLSTGFPVMCMVAAGIFTLLFFAHACIVPAVKTPPSESVWASFSQVLRNRPFLIFAAAYSTGLVCYNQQYLALPVELMRATGNQGALGWMFVFASVFSLALQMPLARWAQAHPRTVSLKIGFGLMASAFAIIALCAPFPAPTALGGMLALAPSILMLILMHTGQMIALPIARDLVGVLAKEQSVGTYFGFLNSCGGVAVLLSSLIVGSLLDAATIPQPQAAFPWLVLTGMMAASAVVLPMIAARATR, encoded by the coding sequence ATGCTAAAGCCTGAAAACACCGCCAAAAAAACGCGCGACCACACAGTCTTTTTCGCACTCCCTTTGCCCGTGCGCCTGCTGCTTATCACCCAACTGCTTTTTAATGTCGGTTTCTATTTAGTGGTGCCGTTTCTTGCCACATTCATGCACGAAAATCTTGCGGCAACCGGTGCCATGATTGGCCTCGTGTTGGGCATGCGCACATTCAGCCAGCAGGGGCTTTTCTTCCTCGGCGGGGCGCTGACGGATCGCTTCGGCGTCAAACCCGTCCTGTTGACCGGCATTGCGATTCGGGTGGCTGGTTTTATCCTCGCCGGGCTATCGACCAGCATCAGCTCCCTCATGATTGCGGTGATCCTGATCGGTTTCGCCGCCGCCCTATTCTCCCCAGCTGCTGAAGCATCCTTTGCGGTTGCCGGTAAAAAGACAGAAGAAGACGGCATTGTCTCCCGCGCGGAACTTTTCGCCCTCGATGCTTTATTTTCCCGCGTGGGTTCACTCACCGGCCCAGTTCTAGGCGCACTGCTTTTAAGCACTGGTTTCCCCGTGATGTGCATGGTGGCAGCGGGGATTTTTACGCTGCTGTTTTTCGCCCACGCTTGTATCGTGCCCGCGGTGAAAACTCCCCCATCCGAATCGGTGTGGGCAAGTTTTTCCCAGGTTTTGCGCAACCGGCCGTTTCTCATTTTCGCCGCTGCTTACAGCACAGGTTTGGTCTGCTACAACCAGCAATACCTCGCACTGCCGGTCGAGCTGATGCGCGCAACGGGTAATCAAGGCGCATTGGGCTGGATGTTTGTCTTCGCCTCTGTGTTCAGTCTGGCGTTGCAGATGCCGCTGGCACGCTGGGCTCAGGCCCACCCGCGCACGGTGTCATTGAAGATCGGTTTCGGGTTGATGGCTTCAGCTTTTGCCATCATCGCCCTGTGCGCCCCTTTCCCTGCCCCTACCGCCTTGGGCGGGATGCTGGCTTTAGCGCCGTCGATTCTCATGCTCATTCTCATGCACACTGGGCAGATGATCGCACTGCCGATCGCCCGCGATTTAGTGGGTGTGCTGGCGAAAGAACAGAGCGTGGGCACCTATTTCGGTTTCCTGAACTCCTGTGGCGGGGTTGCTGTTTTGCTCAGCTCGCTGATCGTCGGTTCGCTTCTCGACGCCGCCACCATACCCCAGCCCCAAGCCGCATTCCCGTGGCTGGTGCTCACGGGCATGATGGCCGCATCGGCGGTGGTTTTGCCCATGATTGCTGCCCGCGCCACACGCTAA
- a CDS encoding ABC transporter substrate-binding protein, protein MLSSRRFVAVCATAVLSASLLSACGFEKTEMATDEKVGISLPFKPVGSFSPYSDDALLNTRMGTAETLVSLDSDGKPEALLAQSWTMPDESTAVFNLRQGVKFHDGTELTAEAVVNSLNHAMKASSKPKGLGKKELTFSAVDKHTVHVTSEVPDPVLVQRFADPGTVILSEKAFDGDKVTLINTGTGPFALASFDTDKAESTAFADYWNGAPLAQGIRTTFIEDGVARANALRGGEVSLAQAVPIAQLGELSDHQVEATPLPRGVYLHLNTNKGVFADPAMRAQAAQFVEAGPIVENIYEGHAAATEGKMFSANASWSKDVISKNSLAGATDPAGAKIRLATWTERPELPEAASVVADQLRKAGFEVEVVAKEYTTLEDALLAGDFDAVIASRNYQLGAADPVSFLSSDYTCEGGYNLSMYCNEEIDKEINDAMNIADLDARYTRAAEIAGKIVADNAVIPLAHEYSLIVFKDLEGVTIDPFERRLITEKLAKADAGAN, encoded by the coding sequence ATGTTGTCATCCCGCCGTTTCGTGGCTGTGTGTGCCACTGCTGTTCTATCAGCGTCTCTTCTGTCGGCCTGCGGTTTTGAAAAAACTGAGATGGCCACCGATGAGAAAGTAGGAATCTCCTTGCCGTTTAAGCCGGTGGGTTCATTCTCCCCCTATTCCGACGATGCTCTTCTGAATACCCGCATGGGTACTGCTGAAACGTTGGTAAGCCTTGATTCAGACGGCAAACCTGAAGCATTGTTGGCTCAGTCGTGGACGATGCCTGATGAGTCCACCGCTGTTTTCAACCTGCGCCAAGGCGTGAAGTTCCACGACGGAACGGAACTGACTGCCGAGGCGGTTGTCAACAGCCTCAATCACGCCATGAAAGCATCCTCCAAGCCCAAGGGTTTAGGTAAGAAGGAGCTGACCTTTAGCGCCGTCGATAAGCACACTGTGCACGTCACTAGTGAAGTGCCCGACCCGGTGCTGGTGCAGCGTTTTGCTGATCCGGGCACCGTCATCTTGTCGGAAAAAGCCTTCGACGGCGACAAAGTCACCCTCATCAACACAGGTACCGGGCCGTTCGCTCTTGCCTCCTTTGATACCGATAAGGCTGAAAGCACCGCTTTTGCCGACTACTGGAACGGCGCTCCACTTGCTCAAGGTATTCGCACCACCTTCATCGAAGACGGTGTCGCCCGCGCCAACGCACTGCGCGGCGGTGAAGTATCCCTCGCCCAGGCTGTGCCGATTGCCCAGCTGGGGGAACTTTCCGACCACCAGGTGGAGGCAACTCCACTCCCGCGCGGTGTGTATTTGCACCTGAACACGAACAAGGGTGTGTTCGCTGATCCTGCCATGCGTGCACAGGCTGCACAGTTCGTGGAAGCTGGCCCGATTGTTGAGAATATTTATGAAGGTCACGCCGCAGCCACTGAGGGCAAGATGTTTTCGGCTAACGCGAGCTGGTCGAAGGATGTGATTTCGAAAAACTCCCTGGCTGGTGCCACCGACCCTGCTGGGGCAAAGATTCGGCTTGCTACCTGGACCGAGCGCCCGGAGCTACCCGAAGCTGCCTCAGTTGTGGCTGATCAGCTGCGCAAAGCTGGATTTGAGGTTGAGGTTGTGGCAAAGGAATACACGACACTCGAAGATGCGCTGCTCGCCGGTGATTTCGACGCGGTGATTGCTTCCCGCAACTACCAGTTGGGCGCGGCTGACCCCGTGAGCTTCTTAAGCTCCGACTACACCTGTGAAGGCGGCTATAACTTGTCGATGTACTGCAACGAGGAGATCGATAAGGAAATCAACGATGCGATGAATATTGCTGATCTTGATGCCCGCTACACTCGCGCGGCTGAAATTGCTGGCAAGATTGTGGCCGATAATGCGGTGATTCCACTCGCCCATGAATATTCCTTGATTGTGTTTAAGGATCTTGAGGGCGTGACCATCGATCCGTTTGAGCGCCGCCTGATCACGGAAAAGCTGGCCAAAGCCGACGCTGGCGCCAACTAA
- a CDS encoding ABC transporter permease subunit — protein sequence MIATAPSTHAPQLLPQQGRRPGILLRRFLRGLVFPCTLVAAGVLITAALPFITGRDLALSVFRAREAEREPDPVVLEAIRNELDLPDSAWSGLIQWLARASQGDFGVSWVDPSTSAAHAALRGLNVSASIAGLSTAVAVVLAIILVLPRITAVMRGKPSKASHIMGMAIMGSIPEFVLAVVLLVIFGLRLGLLPVSGYSSPAHLVMPVLSLAIPSAGLLGRILLITIDGLAHEEWVRMWRLNRVRDRAFFLALMHRSLAVLLPQIVLFFAGTLAATVLVETAFNVPGIGRTAVVAATNRDIPVLQVLVLTTIVVGLVTGTLSQLLRHVLLHPLISADSASSTAQRTSHRPTARVLFLATISPFVALILLALVTNAPVLDVNNRLLAPSSAHIVGTDQLGRDLLVRLAHGAVFSLGAAFLVTCACAVVGLFLGLAGVWVSKLGDALNALPAVLIGVILAGVFGPSQTTAAIAVLLVGWIPLAAHASSVAAEVRTTGFYRWAALQGASRMRLVWVHTMPTLVPAVARHAASRIAHNALALVSLGFLGLGAAHDSPNWGMILNESIRYAERAPWMMLAPTVLLILLGIASALATDADISWKKPTK from the coding sequence ATGATCGCTACCGCGCCTTCTACTCACGCACCCCAACTCCTGCCCCAGCAGGGCCGACGTCCGGGTATACTTCTTCGTCGCTTTCTGCGTGGCCTTGTGTTCCCCTGCACCCTTGTGGCAGCTGGTGTGCTGATTACTGCCGCGTTGCCGTTTATCACCGGCCGAGACTTAGCTTTGAGCGTGTTTCGCGCCCGTGAGGCGGAACGTGAACCAGACCCCGTGGTGCTTGAGGCGATCCGGAATGAGCTGGATTTGCCAGATTCTGCTTGGTCGGGGCTCATCCAGTGGCTTGCGCGTGCAAGTCAGGGCGATTTTGGTGTGAGTTGGGTCGATCCTTCCACTTCAGCTGCCCATGCCGCATTGCGTGGGCTAAACGTCAGTGCGTCGATTGCGGGGCTGTCGACTGCCGTTGCGGTTGTGTTGGCGATTATTCTTGTCCTTCCCCGCATTACTGCGGTGATGCGGGGCAAGCCTTCGAAAGCCTCGCACATCATGGGCATGGCGATCATGGGCTCTATCCCGGAATTTGTGCTCGCAGTTGTTTTACTCGTCATCTTCGGGCTGCGGCTTGGGCTTTTGCCCGTCAGCGGCTACTCCTCCCCCGCGCATCTAGTAATGCCGGTGTTATCACTTGCGATCCCTTCCGCTGGTTTGTTGGGGCGTATCCTCCTGATCACCATTGATGGTTTGGCGCATGAGGAGTGGGTGCGGATGTGGCGGCTGAATCGGGTGCGCGACCGAGCGTTTTTCCTCGCGCTCATGCACCGCAGCTTGGCAGTTTTGCTTCCACAGATCGTGTTGTTTTTCGCTGGCACGCTCGCGGCTACCGTGCTGGTTGAGACAGCCTTTAACGTTCCCGGCATCGGCCGCACCGCTGTTGTTGCCGCCACCAACCGTGATATTCCGGTGCTTCAGGTGCTGGTGTTAACCACGATTGTGGTCGGGCTTGTCACAGGTACGCTTTCACAACTGCTGCGACACGTACTCCTGCATCCGCTAATCAGCGCGGATTCCGCCTCCTCCACAGCACAGCGCACCAGCCACCGCCCTACAGCAAGGGTGTTGTTTCTTGCCACGATCAGCCCTTTTGTTGCGCTGATCCTCCTCGCGCTGGTGACGAACGCCCCTGTTCTTGATGTGAACAATCGCCTGCTTGCCCCCAGCAGCGCACATATTGTGGGCACGGATCAGCTGGGCCGTGATTTGCTTGTGCGTTTAGCCCACGGCGCAGTGTTTAGCCTCGGTGCCGCTTTCTTAGTCACCTGCGCCTGCGCGGTGGTCGGGCTGTTTTTGGGGCTTGCGGGTGTGTGGGTTTCGAAGCTTGGCGACGCCCTCAACGCTCTTCCCGCCGTACTCATCGGTGTGATTTTGGCTGGTGTTTTCGGCCCTTCCCAAACCACCGCCGCTATCGCCGTCCTACTCGTGGGTTGGATTCCCCTGGCTGCTCACGCATCAAGCGTGGCTGCGGAGGTACGCACTACCGGTTTTTACCGTTGGGCTGCACTTCAAGGGGCAAGCCGTATGCGCTTGGTGTGGGTGCACACCATGCCCACACTAGTTCCCGCAGTAGCCAGGCATGCCGCCAGCCGCATCGCCCACAACGCACTCGCCCTGGTCAGCCTGGGTTTCCTCGGCCTGGGTGCCGCGCATGATTCACCGAACTGGGGCATGATTTTGAATGAATCTATCCGCTACGCTGAGCGCGCCCCCTGGATGATGCTCGCCCCCACCGTCCTGCTGATCCTCCTCGGCATCGCCTCAGCACTGGCTACGGATGCGGATATTTCGTGGAAGAAACCCACAAAGTAG
- a CDS encoding Panacea domain-containing protein, which produces MKQYSARDIAEWFVAWAEEIEDAELSSLQLQKLLYYAKAHVMRQHHGMSLFSDRMEAWSNGPVIPSLFNELRTFENRPIDSSRFVSPDFDWDNFREVEKDLVEVWDKYGGYCSWVLRNMTREEDPWRKNFTTDSQPIEIPDADLKELLGHVGNKVFR; this is translated from the coding sequence ATGAAGCAGTATTCTGCGCGTGATATTGCCGAGTGGTTTGTGGCTTGGGCTGAAGAGATTGAAGATGCTGAATTAAGCAGCCTTCAGTTACAGAAGCTACTGTATTACGCGAAGGCGCATGTTATGCGGCAGCACCACGGAATGAGCTTGTTTTCTGACCGGATGGAAGCGTGGTCGAATGGGCCTGTCATTCCCTCTCTTTTCAATGAACTACGCACGTTTGAAAACCGGCCCATTGATTCTTCACGCTTTGTTTCACCAGATTTCGATTGGGATAACTTCCGCGAGGTGGAAAAGGATCTCGTCGAAGTGTGGGACAAATATGGCGGTTATTGCTCGTGGGTACTGCGCAATATGACGCGGGAAGAAGATCCTTGGCGTAAGAACTTCACCACTGATTCCCAGCCTATTGAAATTCCAGATGCTGATCTCAAAGAACTATTAGGCCACGTAGGTAATAAGGTATTCCGATGA
- a CDS encoding pentapeptide repeat-containing protein, translating to MEFRALLSCHQVIFESDVVFKNVQFSGLSSFKKAKFKSGAKFDDVKFLEHSFFDQVVFYADISFEKVFFNRVLSMKNARCMSVIKLKEINAGFVNCWRSHFNEVYFSGVKISNLNFWGVKIFKDFYCEGVFDGWVFVEKPTIFQNAIFNGVFTLE from the coding sequence GTGGAATTCCGAGCTTTATTATCGTGTCATCAAGTCATCTTTGAGTCCGATGTGGTATTTAAAAATGTACAGTTTTCTGGATTAAGCAGCTTCAAAAAGGCGAAATTTAAAAGTGGCGCAAAATTTGATGATGTGAAATTTTTAGAACATTCTTTCTTTGACCAAGTTGTGTTCTACGCAGATATAAGCTTTGAAAAGGTCTTTTTTAATCGCGTGCTTTCTATGAAAAATGCGCGTTGTATGAGTGTTATAAAATTAAAGGAGATCAACGCTGGTTTCGTGAATTGTTGGCGATCGCATTTTAATGAAGTCTACTTCAGTGGCGTTAAAATTTCGAATCTTAACTTTTGGGGCGTAAAGATATTTAAAGACTTTTATTGTGAAGGCGTGTTTGATGGTTGGGTTTTTGTTGAGAAGCCAACAATTTTTCAAAATGCTATATTCAATGGAGTTTTCACTCTGGAATAA
- a CDS encoding pentapeptide repeat-containing protein, with protein MGKDLEKITVIYLYKKKKTTAESGQKNMFREIVSLRPKSLLLDISRWVFFALFIFTLIGSIYAPKEENWGLLKRFIAIWLIRSQDKPLDIVTVVLTLVGAIGAIAYFVIRFRERTDQETELLVKEKAAIEDRFDKAIEQLGDPSPQVRIAGVYALTDIADTYLGHYQQRTVDILCGYLRINRVDENGKFNDAAVESTILNVLREHLLSDKNEKIDENVQVKNDEQLWTNCIIDLHGAVINERFSFANCTFNSCNFNRTLFRQKVTCKKSDFISQANFDEACFIGNASFEEAKFWGEVSFKGAKFVNGTSFAKVSFVKRCTFNGMVNQGAVTFTNSVFGDVANFNDSKFNHSLVFRNAIFRNRCSFAGLLVEGWSSFIEIAFHGGVSFAGTTFVGESSFRKSIFHRPATFDAVTFVGEATFREVKFVKKASFVEVSFLGEVSFNESMFQGETIFNKGSFWSWASFSGVNFQNYVSFEGAAFESRCFL; from the coding sequence ATGGGTAAAGACTTAGAAAAGATCACCGTTATTTATCTCTACAAGAAGAAGAAAACAACGGCAGAATCTGGACAGAAGAACATGTTCCGAGAGATAGTTTCTCTACGACCCAAGAGCTTGCTTTTAGATATTTCTCGTTGGGTCTTCTTCGCACTGTTTATTTTTACGCTTATAGGGTCTATTTATGCTCCTAAAGAAGAAAATTGGGGATTGCTCAAACGTTTTATTGCGATTTGGCTTATTCGATCACAGGACAAACCCTTAGATATAGTCACCGTTGTTTTAACTTTAGTGGGTGCCATTGGTGCGATTGCCTACTTTGTGATTCGTTTTCGCGAAAGAACCGATCAAGAAACTGAGCTCCTAGTAAAAGAGAAAGCAGCAATTGAGGACCGATTTGATAAAGCGATTGAACAGCTCGGCGATCCCTCCCCTCAAGTTCGTATCGCTGGCGTTTATGCCTTAACTGACATAGCTGACACTTATTTAGGGCATTACCAGCAGCGCACAGTTGATATCCTATGTGGTTATCTACGTATTAATAGAGTTGATGAAAATGGTAAGTTTAACGATGCTGCAGTCGAGTCAACGATACTAAATGTGCTGCGAGAACACCTACTTTCTGATAAGAACGAGAAGATAGATGAAAACGTACAAGTAAAGAACGATGAGCAATTATGGACTAATTGCATCATAGATCTGCACGGTGCCGTAATTAATGAGAGATTTTCGTTCGCAAATTGTACTTTTAATTCTTGTAATTTTAATAGAACACTTTTCAGGCAAAAAGTCACATGCAAAAAGTCTGATTTTATTTCACAAGCCAACTTTGATGAAGCGTGTTTTATCGGGAATGCATCGTTTGAAGAGGCTAAATTTTGGGGCGAAGTTTCATTTAAGGGGGCTAAATTTGTGAATGGCACCTCGTTTGCAAAAGTATCATTTGTAAAGCGTTGCACTTTTAATGGTATGGTAAACCAAGGGGCGGTAACATTTACAAACTCCGTCTTTGGAGATGTTGCTAATTTTAATGATTCTAAATTTAATCATAGTTTAGTTTTTCGAAACGCGATATTTAGAAATAGATGTTCTTTTGCTGGTTTATTAGTTGAGGGCTGGTCTTCGTTTATAGAGATAGCCTTCCATGGCGGTGTATCCTTCGCGGGGACTACCTTTGTTGGAGAATCCTCGTTCAGGAAATCCATTTTTCATAGACCTGCCACATTTGATGCTGTTACTTTTGTGGGTGAAGCTACTTTTAGGGAAGTTAAATTTGTGAAAAAAGCTTCATTTGTTGAAGTCTCATTTTTGGGCGAGGTCTCATTTAATGAGTCTATGTTTCAGGGTGAAACCATTTTTAATAAAGGAAGTTTCTGGAGCTGGGCTTCATTTTCTGGTGTTAACTTTCAGAATTACGTTTCGTTTGAAGGTGCTGCTTTCGAAAGTCGTTGTTTTTTATAA
- a CDS encoding M50 family metallopeptidase — protein MMSYSFGVLLFGLGIAVTIALHEWGHFATARFFGMKVRRFFVGFGPTVFSFKRGETEYGFKLIPLGGFCDIAGMTNQDEVTEDEKPRAMVNKPWWQRVIVLLGGIIMNLIVATTVLYGLAVTSGLPDPNPDTTAVVGQTGCVAPAQKPTGELEACTGVGPAGGAGLKAGDRIIAADGNNLESFAELREYVMAKPDETVSLTVVRDGQEIMTDIVVASAQRLNEKGELHTVGAIGVTSAPLDLFKTYGPVEAIGATANFSATVVGDTLRGLAAFPAKIPGVVAAIFGAERQLDGPVSVVGASRVGGELVERSMWPMFFMMLASLNFFLAFFNLVPLPPLDGGHIAVVLYEKVRDFFRRLRGLAPAGPADYSKLMPITIGFAAILMGVGAIVIIADVVNPIRIFG, from the coding sequence ATGATGTCGTATTCTTTCGGTGTCCTTCTTTTTGGTCTTGGCATTGCCGTGACCATTGCTTTGCACGAGTGGGGGCATTTTGCCACCGCCCGTTTTTTCGGCATGAAGGTGCGCCGCTTCTTCGTTGGTTTCGGCCCTACTGTTTTTTCCTTCAAGCGGGGTGAAACGGAGTATGGGTTCAAGCTGATTCCGTTGGGTGGTTTCTGCGATATTGCTGGGATGACGAATCAGGATGAGGTCACTGAGGATGAAAAGCCTCGTGCGATGGTGAATAAGCCGTGGTGGCAGCGTGTAATTGTGCTGCTCGGCGGCATTATTATGAACCTGATTGTGGCCACCACTGTGCTCTATGGGTTAGCCGTCACTTCTGGGCTTCCTGATCCGAATCCCGACACCACCGCCGTTGTGGGACAGACTGGCTGCGTGGCACCGGCTCAGAAACCTACTGGGGAACTCGAAGCTTGTACCGGTGTGGGCCCTGCTGGTGGAGCTGGCCTGAAAGCAGGCGATCGCATTATTGCTGCCGATGGGAACAACTTGGAAAGTTTCGCCGAACTGCGTGAATATGTGATGGCGAAGCCTGATGAAACAGTCAGCCTTACCGTCGTGCGTGATGGTCAAGAAATCATGACAGACATTGTGGTAGCAAGCGCACAACGACTGAACGAAAAAGGCGAGCTGCACACCGTTGGTGCGATTGGTGTGACCAGCGCACCACTGGATTTGTTTAAGACCTACGGCCCAGTTGAGGCGATTGGTGCGACCGCTAATTTCTCCGCCACTGTTGTGGGCGATACGCTTCGCGGACTTGCCGCCTTCCCTGCGAAGATCCCAGGCGTGGTGGCCGCCATCTTCGGTGCTGAGCGCCAACTGGATGGCCCTGTGAGTGTGGTCGGTGCCTCACGAGTGGGTGGCGAACTCGTGGAGCGTTCCATGTGGCCGATGTTCTTTATGATGTTGGCCAGCCTGAACTTCTTCCTCGCGTTTTTCAACCTTGTGCCACTTCCGCCTCTCGACGGCGGGCACATCGCGGTTGTACTCTACGAAAAGGTTCGCGACTTCTTCCGCCGCCTCCGCGGTCTTGCACCCGCTGGCCCTGCCGATTACTCCAAGCTCATGCCGATCACCATTGGCTTTGCCGCAATCCTCATGGGCGTGGGTGCGATCGTCATCATCGCCGACGTGGTGAACCCGATCAGAATCTTCGGTTAA